CCTTCGGTCCAGCGTGGAAGCCGCGCGGTCATACCGCACCTCAAACGGATCGAACTGCGCATCCTGCTGCGGCGCGGCGGAGTGGTCCTGCCCGTAGTCCAGCATCTTCGCGTACGTCCACGACGCTCGGAACTGCACGCCGCGGCGCAGGCGGTGCTCCGCCTGCGCGATCAGCGCGTGATAGCTCGCGCTCGCATTGGAAAGAATCGCCGTCACCGGTCCAAAATCCGACGACACGCGCGCCGTGTACAGCGGGATAGAAAACACGTCGCCGTCCCGCGCTCCCGCCTCGCCCCCACCATTCGGGCGCACCACGCGAAAGCTGGCCGCCGAGGTCGACGGAGCGATGTTGATGTCCGTGGAGTTCGGCAACTGTCGGCTCGCCGCACCCGCATAGCCCAAACTGACCTCCGTTCCTCCAAAGTCATGCTCCACCGCGAACGTTGTTTGCTCCACCATCGGCAGTTGAAACCTGCGGCTGAACATCACCGCCGAGGTCGTCTGCAACGCAATCCCCGTCGGCGCGCAGGCGTACGTCGCCGGATAGCCGAAGTTCGTCCCCGCACTCGCGCACTGCGCATCGACGATCGTCTTCGGCCCGATGCGTAGCGAGTGCGAACTCGACGGCTGCGCAGTATTCATCAAGGCCGAGCGAATCGTTGCCCCTGCCACGCGCCCGAACGACACACCGAAGCCCGCATGAACGACCGTCCGCCGCGAGACGCTCCACGCCAACCCCACCCGTGGCTGCAGATTGTTCGTGTCCGAAGGCAGCGCGCTCGTGCGCGCTGCCAGACCCGCATTCGTTCCAAACAACGCATCCAGCTCTGCATTGGGATGCTGTGCTGGCGGCAGCGCCACGTATTCATAGCGAAGACCCGTATCCAGCGTCACACCCTTCGCCGGTCGCCAGTGATGCTGCACAAACGCCGCCCACTCACTCATATGGAAATCCGACACGCTATGACCGAAGCCCTGCGTATACGAGTGGAAACAGAAGAAGTGCTCACTTGCGAAGATCGAAGGGCAAGCGCCATTGGGATACGCCGTCGCGGAAAACGTGTAGTCCGTAATGAAGTCGACCAGCCCACCTGCGTGCCCGTCCGTCGTCCCGCTGGAGTAGTTGTACGTGCCCTCCTCGTTCGCCAAAGAATCGATATGCTCCTGGATCAGGCTCACATCAAAGCCCGCCTGCAACAGCGAAACACTCCCCGCCCAGCTCACCGTGTCCGCGAACTGCCAGCGCCGTTCGTCAGGGTAACTTCGACGTCCCAGCGACGCAGGCTTGCCCAGATAAAACTCCCCACCGAGATTGATCTGCGGCGAGTATCCATTCGGCCCGCTATGCGGCTCTTGCGGCAGAGGCGTCTGCGCCGCCTGCGTCTCCACGTCGCTGGAGTAACTCGCGCTCAACTCGTTGCTCAGAAAGCTCGTCGCAGAGTACGTCCAACGCGCAATGCCTTCATCCGTATGCATCCTGTCGTTGCCGAAGCTCGTCACCGCGCGATGCAGTACCGGCTCACCACGCACACCCGCAGGCGAAGTTCGCCGCGCGCGGTTCCACTCCACGCTGAACTGGTGCCGCGCACTCGCCTGCCAATCCAGCCGCGGAAAGAACGCCACCTCATCCCTCCGTCGCGGAACAATGCCAGACAGGGAATCGATATACCGCAAAGCCGCATCGATCTTCGGCAGCGTCACACCACGGTTCTGCAACAGCGCCGTCTGTGTCGCGCTCAGGTTATAAAAATCCGTCGTCGCCGGAGAAGACAGTGCAGGAAAGTTGCGCCTCTGCTGCTCATACGCCACAAAGTAAAACAGCTTCTCTCGAAGCGTATGCCACGGCACGCGTCCCTCTGCCGACAAGCCCCACTGCAGACGCAGATCCTGTGGTTTGTCGAACGTACTGACCGATTGACCATCGTTGTATCGCGTAAGAATTGCGAACGGGTTCGTCGCCGCCAGCGCATTGTCCTGCGCCTGGAAGAACGCAGACCCATGCGTCCGCGCGGAACCGCGCCGCGTCACCGTCGTCACACTGCCGCCTGCCGCCTTGCCCAGGTCGGCGGAGGAGTTCATCGTCTCCACGCGAAACTCCTGCACTGCCGTCTCCGGCAGAAGAAGGTCCGCTCGCACACCGCCACGTGGCACGCCGAGAAAGCTCTGGGTGTCGTCGACTCCATCCAGCACGTATTGGTTCTGCGTCGTCGCCACACCACGAGCCGTGATCTGTAAAAACGTGGAATCCGTCGCGTTCATCAACGGCGTCAGCAGAGCGAAGCTCGACCATCGCCTACCGTCAAGCGGGAGCTCCTGCACCTCTGCGGGAGAGATCGTCACGTTCGCCGGGGTAGCCTGCATCTCGACCTCAGCAACGGCCTGCACAGTCACACTCGCCGTCGCCCCGACCACGTGCAGCTCCACCTCGATCTCCAGCGTCTCCCCAAGCTCCACCGTCACGGTGCCAGACCAGGGCGCGAACGCAACAGCCGATTTCGCGGGAGAGACCACCACCGCATACGCTCCCGGCGCAAGCCGGGGAACGAAGAATGCCCCCTGCGCGTCGGTGGAAACCACCCGCGTCCGAGCCGCGTTGCCGTCCGCGGCCCGTGCCACCAACACACGCGCACCCACCACCGCAGCGCCCGCGCCATCGCGCACCACACCGCGCAGAGCTCCAGTCACCGTGTCCTGCGCGCACAGCCCCGACACGCAAAACAGATAAATCATCATTAGGGAAAAAATCCGGCTCGACACTTCATCCCTCGTTGCGCAGAATCTACGAGCCGTAGATCGCGCAAAATCTCTGAGAAGGGAAACACAGCGCGGACTCCATCAAGAAGTCCGCGCCAGGAAATCGTTACGACATTAAGTTGTAGGTCAGAGAGGGCGGCAGCCACAGACCGCCGCCCTCCGGACAATCTCGGCTTAGAAGAACAGACGTCCACCGATTTGGATATTGCGTGGGTTGTAGGCGTAGTTGTTGTTGGAGTTCTGCACTGCGCCGAAGGTGCTCTGGTACGTGAGCGAGGTGCCGGTCACGTTGTAAGCAGTCGTGTTGATACCCGTGATGTTCTGGTGGTTAGCAAGGTTGAACGCCTCGCCAATCAACTCGAAGCGCATGCGCTCCGTGATGGGGAAGTCGCGTTGCACACGCAGATCGATCACGATATCGCGCGGATATTGGAAGGTATTGCGCCCGAGGATCGGCATATACGTCGTACCGGTTCCGCCGAGGCCCGTGGTGAAGGGTTTCAAGCAGGTTGCAGCCGCGCATTGATTGCTCGTCGTGAAGCTGTTAGTGCTCGCCGAGTAAGGCAGACCGGACTGCATCTGGAACGCAGGCTTGATCGACCATCCGTTCGTTGCCTGCTTCAAAATGGCATTGCCGTGCGTTCCCGGGATATTCAGAATCGCCCAGCCCACGACGCGGTGCGGCACATTCAGGAAGGAGTTGCCGTAGTTCGCGCGTGCATTGTTGTAAGGATCGATCCACAGATTGCTGCCGAGACCGGTGACCTGGTTCTGATTGAAATCCAGCGCATGCGACCATGTGTAGTTTGCGTCGAAACTGATGTACTTGCTCGCGCGCTTCTGCACTTCCACTGTGAGAGCGTGGAAGCTGGAGTTGACGTTGCTGATCGCCGCATAGGCCGCATTCGCTGCCGTGTTCTTGACCGTCGGCGTTCCGCCAACCGTAGCGCCGGAGTAAACCGTCACAGGAAAGCTGCTGCCGCAGGCAAGAGGTCCGCAGTTGCCGGTGCCCGTCACGGTGTAGTTCTGTGTGTACGTCTTCGTCGGATCCAGGTTCAGATTCAGGCTGTTCGGAAGCTCACGTCCAAGCGAACCGAGATAGCTGACCGAGAGCACGGTGTTCATTCCCAGTTCCTGCTGCACCGCGAGATCGAACTGCTGCGCCATCGGATTCTGGAAGTTCTTGGCCAGGTACTGGATGTCCGGCGTCGTCGTGCCACCCGGCGTGAACGTCGTGGAAGGAAGACGAGGAGCCGAGGCGGAAGGCGTCAGCGTATAGGCATTCTGACCGCCAGCCGCACCTGTGGTGGAGCGCGCAGTCAGGAAAAGCGCATTCGGAATATGGCCATAGTACATACCGTACCCGCCACGAACCACCGTCTTGCCCAGGCCGTAAGGATCCCATGCAAAACCGAGACGAGGCGAGATGTTGTTCTTGTCGCTCGGCGTATTCAGAGTGTCCGGGAAAGCGGCGTTCGGCAGAATGACATCTGGCAACTTCTCATAGTCGTAGCGGACGCCGAGGTTCAGCGTCAGCGTCGGTGCGAGCTTCCAGTCATCCTGCGCGAAGAAGCCATAGTCGATCGTGCGCACATCGAAGTTCGGGCGTCCGAGCGTCTGTTTGTAGTTGGTGTAGCAACCCACAGGAACATACGCCGCGCCCGTACCCGTACCGCAGCCTCCACGGCTGGGGCTGGCGAGATCGGAGATGTAGCCCAGCAGCGTGCCGTAGGTGTAAAGACCGTTTGGCGGCGCCGTCGAACCGCCCAGCGTGTTCTGAATATCGTAGTTGTGCAGCAGGTCGAGACCGACCTTCAGGTTGTGCTTGCCATACAGGAAGCTTGCGGTATCGCCGATCTGCCACTTGCGCTCATCCGGCAACGCAGCGCGGAAGCTGTAGTACGGTGCGCCCATCGTGAAGGCGTTTGTGGGCAGGTTGATCTGTACGGGGATTCCCGAAGCAGGCGTGAGAAATTGGTTGGTGAAGGCAACGGGAGTCTGGCGGCCCTCGTCATTCAACTCGCGCGCGTATTGATAGCGAAGCTCATTGGTAATGTGCGACGTGATGATGCTATCCAACTTGGCCAGGCCATAGTCCAGCTTGACGAAGTCAGTTCCGAAAGAGTCCGTCGCGTAGGTGTTGGACTGCTGCGTCTGCACGCCACCCGGCGAATCCCAGCGCAGGCGATGGTAGAGGACGCTCACGTGATTCTTGCCGTTCACCTGCCAGTCAAGCTTGGGGGTGTTGATGTCCTGATTGCCATAACGTGCAACCGGACCGAGGGCGGTGTTCATCGACTGGATAAAGCTGCGATACGTTGCCAGTGCCTGCGCCGACGTGACCGTTGCACCCGTCGAATTGGAAAGACGCGTGGTCAATGTTGCCAGGTCTGCCGCGGAGGGGTCCGCGTAGAAAGTGGTATTGCCGGCACGGCCCGTGCCTGGGAAGTTACGACGGAACTCATCGAACGCATAGAAGAAGAAAAGCTTGTCCTTGATAATGGGGCCGCCAATACCGAAGCCGTACTGATTGCGCTTGTCCTTCGGCTTGAAGTTGATCTGGCTTGCGGTTCCCGTGGTCGTGTTGTAGACAACCGTGTTCGTGTAGGGATTCGGAGCGGCAAGCTCATCGCCCCGATGATAGAAGTACGCTTCACCGTGGATGGCATTCGTTCCACTCTTCGTCACCGAGTTCACCACGCCACCGACGGCACGGCCAAACTCCGCCGAATAAACGCCCGTGTTCACCTGAAACTCGCGGATCGCCGTCTGTGCGGTGGAGTAACCCGCGCGTGTACGTCCGCGCTCTTCACCGAAATAAGCCTGGTTGTCATCTGCGCCGTCGATCAGCACGTTGTTGAGCGTTGCGCTGATGGCGCGGAACGAAATCAAGCCAAAACCCGAAGCGTCATTGGTCACGCCCGGCGTCAACAGCGAAAGAGAGGACCAGCGTCGATTGTTGATCGGAATACTCTCGATTTCGGCATTCGAAAGCTGACCGCCATAGGCAGGCGTGTCGAACTTCAGCACCGGCGTCTCCGCCGTCACTTCTATTACGCTTGAGCTGGCGCCCGCCGTAAGATGCGGATTCAACTCCGTCACCTGGTTCACCTGCACCATCACCTGGTTCGACTTCAGCTCCGAGAAGCCCGCGGAACTAATCGTCACCGTGTAGGTTCCGGGAGGCAACTGGGGAGCCTTGAAAAAGCCACCGTCGTCTGCTGTCAGTGCCAGATCGGCGTTCGTGCCGTTATTGTGAATCGTGACGCTGGCTTTTGGAATGACGGCATTGGTCGCGTCAAACACCGTGCCGGAGATTGCGCCCTGCGTGGTGGACTGCGCCCAAACCGTGGTCGCCATGGTGAAAAGACAGCCCGCAAGAATTGCTCGTGCTGAAAGTAGATGCTTCATCTGGTGCTCTCCTGAAAAGCTGCATACTTCGTTTGCAACACACACTTTTGTGTCAACCTGAACGCTTTGGACACAACGGAGCCCTATAGGACTTCCCGGGAGTCTGATCGTTCACGTTGCTGCTCAGTGCGAAATTTCGATTGTTGTCTTTTGCGCGCTTTGCCCTTCACCGCGGCCGCGCGCTTGTTTTTGGGGTTACGGCCCATTGTGACAGTTCACCCGGACCGCCACAACCGCCGGAAATTCAAGGAAAACGCAGAAACCTCAGAATAAAAGCCCATATTTCCACACCCCAGGGTTGCGAGGGAGCCCGGTCCGGCCCTCTCGGTGGCAATCCGCTAAACTATAGGTACAGCAAGGGGTTTCGTAATGTTTATCGATGAGGCAAGAATCCGCATTAAAGCCGGAGACGGCGGAAACGGCTGTATGGCGTTTCGCCGGGAAAAATTTGTTCCCCGGGGCGGTCCCTCAGGCGGTGATGGCGGGCACGGCGGCAATATTCTCATGACGTCTTCCACCCAGCACAACACCCTGCTCCAGTTCCGGTTCAACCCCGAACACAAATCCGAGCGCGGCGGACACGGCGAAGGCTCCAACTGCTCCGGCACCTCAGGCGAAAACCTCGTCCTCAAGGTCCCCGTGGGCACGCAGCTCTACGACGACGAGACCGGCGACCTCATCCACGACTTCGCCCACCCCGACGAGACCATCATCGTCGCCAAGGGCGGTCGCGGCGGACGCGGCAACCAGCACTTCGCCACGCCCACCCACCAGGCTCCCCGTGAGCACGAACTCGGCCGCCCCGGCGAAGCCCGCAACTACCGCCTCGAACTGAAGCTCCTGGCGGACGTCGGTCTCCTCGGCTACCCCAACGTCGGTAAATCGACGCTCATCTCGCGCCTCTCCGCCGCCCGTCCCAAGATCGCGAACTACGCCTTCACCACGCTCGAGCCCAACCTGGGCGTCGTCCAGGTCGGCGAATGGCCGCACGAACACAGCTTCGTCATCGCCGACATGCCCGGCCTCATCGAAGGTGCCAGCCAGGGCGCGGGCCTTGGCATCCAGTTCCTCCGCCATATCGAGCGCACCAGCGTTCTGGCCCATCTCGTGGACGTCTCCGACGGCTCCGGTCGCGATAACCCCGTGGAAGACTTCAAGATCATCGAAGCCGAGCTCACCAGCTTCGGTCACGGTCTGCCCTCCAAGCCAGTCCTCGTCGTCGCCACCAAGATCGACGTCGCCAACCCGGACAAGTTGAAGAAGCTACAGGCCATGGCGAAGCGCAAGAAGCTCCCCTTCTACGCCATCTCCGCCGTCGCCGGTACCGGCATCGAAGAGCTCAAGTACGCCATCTCGCAGGCCGTCATCGACTTCCGCCGCGACAACCCGGCACCCCCACCACCGCCGCCGATGCGCAAAATGAAGGCCAACTACCCGCCCCCCCAGGCCAGCAAAAAAACCGTCCGCTAACCCACCAAAACCGGGTGCCCCATGTCCCGCTTTTGGGACATGGGTATTCGCGCAACGGGCGACCCTTTGTGCCCCGTTCTTTCGCAGCTTCATCGCGAAAGGGTGGGGTCGCGCAGAGCGCACAAACCAGATCCTCATGGAAGGGCTTTTACTACAGCCACCCCAACCTTAGGCCGAGCATCAAACTTCGCCCGAGCCTTCGCCACCACCTTGCAGTTCTTCTCCGCCCACATCCAAACCCCGCAAAACGCCTCGCTCAACTCAAACCCCAGCTGCGTCAGCTCATAGTCCACATGCGGCGGAATCACCGGATGCACCGTCCGGATCACCAACCCATCGCGCTCCATCTGCCGCAGCGTCTGGGTCAGCATCTTCTGGCTCACGCCCGGAATGGCTTCGCCGATCCGCGTGAAACGCATCGTTCCGCCCTGCGTTAGAGCCTCCAGCACCTCCATCGTCCAACGGTCGGCCACGCGGGCGATCACCTCCGCTACCAGCGCGTCCACCTCCGGCGTTGTTTCGGGATACGTCTTCGTCGCCATGCCTGCCTCCCATACGCACCATCGAGTAAGTACAGCACAAACAAGTGCCTACTTCCTGAAAGAGAGTGTCAGCTTTAGAGTACAGCAAGAGGTGAAACACATGAGCAGCACGACTACAGAAAAGAAGATCGCCCTCGTCACCGGAGGCTCTCGCGGTCTCGGCAGGAACACCGCGCTCAGCTTTGCCCAAAAGGGTGTCGACGTCATCCTCACCTACAACTCCAACAAGACCGAGGCCGACTCGGCCGTGGCCGCGATCCAGGCCCTCGGCGGCAAAGCCGTCGCCTTGCAGCTAAGCGCTGGCGAGATCGCTACCTTCGACACGTTCGTCGACGCAGTCAAGTCCGCCCTGCAGCAGAACTGGAACCGCACCACCTTCGATTACCTCATCAACAACGCGGGCAACGGTTACCACGCCACCTTCGCGGAGACCACCGAAGCCGCCTTCGACAACCTCGTAAACATTCACTTCAAGGGCGTCTACTTCCTCACGCAGAAGCTTCTTCCCGTCCTCGCCGACGGTGGCCGCATCGTGAACCTCTCCTCCGGCCTCGCCCGTTTCGCCACGCCCGGCTTCTCCGCCTATGCGTCCATGAAGGGCGCGATCGAAGTGCTCACGCGCTATATGGCGAAGGAACTTGGCGCTCGCGGCATCGCCGTCAACACCGTTGCTCCCGGCCCCATCGAAACCGACTTTGGCGGCGGCGTGGTGCGCGACAACGAAGCCATGAATAAAGCTATCGCCTCCACAACAGCGCTCGGTCGCGTCGGCCTGCCGGACGATGTGGGTCCGATGATCGCCTCGCTCGTCTCCGAAGACAATCGCTGGGTCAACGCGCAGCGCATCGAAGTCTCGGGCGGAATCAACCTCTAAACGCTATCGCACCGCATAGAGCACGGAAGCATGAGGAGCCAGCTCCACATGCACCCCGTGCTCGGATGTGCTCTTTTCGCCGGTCCAAAGGTCCGTCATCGTCCCACTCGCCGCCTTCCACCCCACCAGGTTCCACAGCAGATCCACCGGCAGCTTGGTCTCACCAAGATTGAAGACCGCAACATACTGCTCGCCATGCGCGCCCTTCGCCACCCACGCGCGCAAATCGCCATCGCTGAAGGCCAGCCGGTTGAGCGAGCTATGCTGGTTTACCGCCAGCACCTCCACGTTCGTCAGTAAACTCTTCGTCCAGTCGTCCAGCGTCAACAGATCGCCGCCAAACATCAGGGGCGAACGAAAGATCGACCACAGCGTCATCATCGTGCGTTGCTCGTCATGCGTCAGCTTCGACATCCGCGCCTCGCCCCGCTCGGCACGCAGACCGATGTGTCCCAGAGGAAGCATATCCGCATCCGGCCAGTGACCGCCGCGCGTATCCGGCTCCACGAAGATCGACCACTTCTCCATCAGGAAGTACATCGCCTTCACCGACTTCCACTCGTCCCAAAGATCGTCCGCAATACGCCACATCTGCGCATTGCCGCGCAGGTCGTCCACACGGTCCGTCGGCGCGGGTCCAGGCGAAAGGCTCAGCGCAATCGGCTGTCCCGACTTCACAATCGCGCGATGCAGCGCCGCGATCTCCGCCGAGTGGTACGGCCGCGCCATGTCGTCGGCCTTGATGAAGTCCACACCCCACGACGCATACATCTTCACCAGCGAATCGTAATAAGCCTGCCCGCCGGGCTTCGTCACATCGACGCCGTACATATCCGTATTCCACGCACACGTGCTGCTGGTGTCGGCAATCTCCATCGCATGCGTATCCACCGTTCCCAGAACCGGAAGATTCCGCGCCACCGCCTGCCGCGGGATGCCGCGCATGATGTGAATGCCGAACTTCAGCCCCTTGCCATGGACATACTCCGCAAGCTCGCGAAAGCCAGCGCCATCCTTCGCGGAAGGGAAGCGATTCGGCGCGGGAATCAGGCGTCCATACCCGTCCATCGCCAGCTCCGCGCCCACGCGGTATCCATGCGCCTTCGGCTGCGGCTCCGACCACTGGATATCGACGACGATGTACTCCCAGCCAAAGCGCTTCAGATTGCGCGCCATCACATCCGCCGTCGCGCGCACTTCGCTCTCCGTTACGGTCGTACCGTAGGCGTCCCAACTGTTCCAACCCATCGGCGGAGTCGGAGCGAGAACCTTAGTCTGCGCTCGCAGCAAGGGCAGCACCACCGACACACACACAGCAGCGAGAACAAGGCTCTTCAAAACCACACGCATCCGCACACCCCTCGAAACATCAGATCACCACTATCGCACCCGACCTTTCGTAGAGCATTCGGTGGAGTACCCAATCGAGTACCTGTTGGAATATCTCGCGGAGTACCCAGAGAGCTAACAACAACCTGCACAAGCGCACGCATCTGTCGTCTTAAGACCGCTACGCTTAACGTGGGAGCTCCGATGAAACTTCGCGCACTACTCTTCTCTACCCTCCTCGTTCTCACCACTGCAAAAGTACAGGCACAGGTAGGCCTGTATGCAAACTTCACAGCGCAACACGTGGGCGCTGCTACCGGCCAGACCTTTGGCAGTGCAGGCAATCTCTCCAACGGCATCTTCCTCTACGGTCCGACCTTCGGCATCTATAACGACTTCCTTCACGCTGGCCCGCTGCACATCGGTGCGGACATTCGCGGCTCGATCCTCTCCAACGGAGACGCCAAGATGAACAACGGCATGGCCGGTCTGCGTGCGTCCATCAAAGCACCCGTCCTTCCCATCAAGCCCTACGTACAGGCCTCCGCAGGCGTCGCCGGTTTCAACTACGGCCGCAGACAGGCCCTTACCAACTCCTTCACCTACGAGATCGACGGCGGCGTGGACCTCACCTTCCTCCCGCGCCTCGACTGGCGCATCGTCGAAGTCGGCGGCGGAGCCCTCACCAGCTCCGGCCCCGGCGCAAAAGACGGCAACGGCCTCTTCCACATCAGCACCGGCCTCGTCTTCCGCCTCCCCTTCTAGCAGAAACCTGTGCCCTATTCTTTCGCGGCTTCTTGCGAAAGGGTGGGGTCGCGCAGAGCGCACAAACCAGATCTCTGAGGAAGCCACTCTCCTTTTTGTCATCCCGTAGTGAAACGGAGGGATGACAAACATGAAACGCGTACCCTAGAGAAGCCATGCGAACAGCCCTCTACGGCGGCAGCTTCGACCCACCCCACCGCGCCCACCGCGCCGTAGCCCAAGCAGCGGCGGACGCCTTCGCGCTCGACCGCGTCCTGCTCGCACCGACGGGCAGACAACCCCTCAAAAGCAAGGCCCACCAGGCCACCTTCGCCGACCGCCTCGCCATGACCAGCCTTCTCTGCGGAGAAGACCCACGTCTCGAAGCCACAGACCTCGACGC
This genomic stretch from Terriglobus saanensis SP1PR4 harbors:
- a CDS encoding TonB-dependent receptor, translating into MMIYLFCVSGLCAQDTVTGALRGVVRDGAGAAVVGARVLVARAADGNAARTRVVSTDAQGAFFVPRLAPGAYAVVVSPAKSAVAFAPWSGTVTVELGETLEIEVELHVVGATASVTVQAVAEVEMQATPANVTISPAEVQELPLDGRRWSSFALLTPLMNATDSTFLQITARGVATTQNQYVLDGVDDTQSFLGVPRGGVRADLLLPETAVQEFRVETMNSSADLGKAAGGSVTTVTRRGSARTHGSAFFQAQDNALAATNPFAILTRYNDGQSVSTFDKPQDLRLQWGLSAEGRVPWHTLREKLFYFVAYEQQRRNFPALSSPATTDFYNLSATQTALLQNRGVTLPKIDAALRYIDSLSGIVPRRRDEVAFFPRLDWQASARHQFSVEWNRARRTSPAGVRGEPVLHRAVTSFGNDRMHTDEGIARWTYSATSFLSNELSASYSSDVETQAAQTPLPQEPHSGPNGYSPQINLGGEFYLGKPASLGRRSYPDERRWQFADTVSWAGSVSLLQAGFDVSLIQEHIDSLANEEGTYNYSSGTTDGHAGGLVDFITDYTFSATAYPNGACPSIFASEHFFCFHSYTQGFGHSVSDFHMSEWAAFVQHHWRPAKGVTLDTGLRYEYVALPPAQHPNAELDALFGTNAGLAARTSALPSDTNNLQPRVGLAWSVSRRTVVHAGFGVSFGRVAGATIRSALMNTAQPSSSHSLRIGPKTIVDAQCASAGTNFGYPATYACAPTGIALQTTSAVMFSRRFQLPMVEQTTFAVEHDFGGTEVSLGYAGAASRQLPNSTDINIAPSTSAASFRVVRPNGGGEAGARDGDVFSIPLYTARVSSDFGPVTAILSNASASYHALIAQAEHRLRRGVQFRASWTYAKMLDYGQDHSAAPQQDAQFDPFEVRYDRAASTLDRRHKVSASGLWEPVFHLDKSAGRLANGWVFAPSLSAVSGRPYSYEILGGSELDAGRETINGSGGARYLPTVGRNTQRLPWVEVLDLRLSRRFHLSEAMHARVYVDGFNLLNHVNYTGVQQRAFLVGDAVNGVTPLVFQDAATIATEGLQSRPFGSFDSANAANARERRVQFGARVEW
- a CDS encoding TonB-dependent receptor; the encoded protein is MKHLLSARAILAGCLFTMATTVWAQSTTQGAISGTVFDATNAVIPKASVTIHNNGTNADLALTADDGGFFKAPQLPPGTYTVTISSAGFSELKSNQVMVQVNQVTELNPHLTAGASSSVIEVTAETPVLKFDTPAYGGQLSNAEIESIPINNRRWSSLSLLTPGVTNDASGFGLISFRAISATLNNVLIDGADDNQAYFGEERGRTRAGYSTAQTAIREFQVNTGVYSAEFGRAVGGVVNSVTKSGTNAIHGEAYFYHRGDELAAPNPYTNTVVYNTTTGTASQINFKPKDKRNQYGFGIGGPIIKDKLFFFYAFDEFRRNFPGTGRAGNTTFYADPSAADLATLTTRLSNSTGATVTSAQALATYRSFIQSMNTALGPVARYGNQDINTPKLDWQVNGKNHVSVLYHRLRWDSPGGVQTQQSNTYATDSFGTDFVKLDYGLAKLDSIITSHITNELRYQYARELNDEGRQTPVAFTNQFLTPASGIPVQINLPTNAFTMGAPYYSFRAALPDERKWQIGDTASFLYGKHNLKVGLDLLHNYDIQNTLGGSTAPPNGLYTYGTLLGYISDLASPSRGGCGTGTGAAYVPVGCYTNYKQTLGRPNFDVRTIDYGFFAQDDWKLAPTLTLNLGVRYDYEKLPDVILPNAAFPDTLNTPSDKNNISPRLGFAWDPYGLGKTVVRGGYGMYYGHIPNALFLTARSTTGAAGGQNAYTLTPSASAPRLPSTTFTPGGTTTPDIQYLAKNFQNPMAQQFDLAVQQELGMNTVLSVSYLGSLGRELPNSLNLNLDPTKTYTQNYTVTGTGNCGPLACGSSFPVTVYSGATVGGTPTVKNTAANAAYAAISNVNSSFHALTVEVQKRASKYISFDANYTWSHALDFNQNQVTGLGSNLWIDPYNNARANYGNSFLNVPHRVVGWAILNIPGTHGNAILKQATNGWSIKPAFQMQSGLPYSASTNSFTTSNQCAAATCLKPFTTGLGGTGTTYMPILGRNTFQYPRDIVIDLRVQRDFPITERMRFELIGEAFNLANHQNITGINTTAYNVTGTSLTYQSTFGAVQNSNNNYAYNPRNIQIGGRLFF
- the obgE gene encoding GTPase ObgE; this encodes MFIDEARIRIKAGDGGNGCMAFRREKFVPRGGPSGGDGGHGGNILMTSSTQHNTLLQFRFNPEHKSERGGHGEGSNCSGTSGENLVLKVPVGTQLYDDETGDLIHDFAHPDETIIVAKGGRGGRGNQHFATPTHQAPREHELGRPGEARNYRLELKLLADVGLLGYPNVGKSTLISRLSAARPKIANYAFTTLEPNLGVVQVGEWPHEHSFVIADMPGLIEGASQGAGLGIQFLRHIERTSVLAHLVDVSDGSGRDNPVEDFKIIEAELTSFGHGLPSKPVLVVATKIDVANPDKLKKLQAMAKRKKLPFYAISAVAGTGIEELKYAISQAVIDFRRDNPAPPPPPPMRKMKANYPPPQASKKTVR
- a CDS encoding winged helix-turn-helix transcriptional regulator — translated: MATKTYPETTPEVDALVAEVIARVADRWTMEVLEALTQGGTMRFTRIGEAIPGVSQKMLTQTLRQMERDGLVIRTVHPVIPPHVDYELTQLGFELSEAFCGVWMWAEKNCKVVAKARAKFDARPKVGVAVVKALP
- a CDS encoding SDR family NAD(P)-dependent oxidoreductase translates to MSSTTTEKKIALVTGGSRGLGRNTALSFAQKGVDVILTYNSNKTEADSAVAAIQALGGKAVALQLSAGEIATFDTFVDAVKSALQQNWNRTTFDYLINNAGNGYHATFAETTEAAFDNLVNIHFKGVYFLTQKLLPVLADGGRIVNLSSGLARFATPGFSAYASMKGAIEVLTRYMAKELGARGIAVNTVAPGPIETDFGGGVVRDNEAMNKAIASTTALGRVGLPDDVGPMIASLVSEDNRWVNAQRIEVSGGINL
- a CDS encoding glycoside hydrolase family 27 protein encodes the protein MVLKSLVLAAVCVSVVLPLLRAQTKVLAPTPPMGWNSWDAYGTTVTESEVRATADVMARNLKRFGWEYIVVDIQWSEPQPKAHGYRVGAELAMDGYGRLIPAPNRFPSAKDGAGFRELAEYVHGKGLKFGIHIMRGIPRQAVARNLPVLGTVDTHAMEIADTSSTCAWNTDMYGVDVTKPGGQAYYDSLVKMYASWGVDFIKADDMARPYHSAEIAALHRAIVKSGQPIALSLSPGPAPTDRVDDLRGNAQMWRIADDLWDEWKSVKAMYFLMEKWSIFVEPDTRGGHWPDADMLPLGHIGLRAERGEARMSKLTHDEQRTMMTLWSIFRSPLMFGGDLLTLDDWTKSLLTNVEVLAVNQHSSLNRLAFSDGDLRAWVAKGAHGEQYVAVFNLGETKLPVDLLWNLVGWKAASGTMTDLWTGEKSTSEHGVHVELAPHASVLYAVR